In the Gorilla gorilla gorilla isolate KB3781 chromosome 10, NHGRI_mGorGor1-v2.1_pri, whole genome shotgun sequence genome, one interval contains:
- the C3AR1 gene encoding C3a anaphylatoxin chemotactic receptor, with protein MASFSAETNSTDLLSQPWNEPPVILSMVILSLTFLLGLPGNGLVLWVAGLKMQRTVNTIWFLHLTLADLLCCLSLPFSLAHLALQGQWPYGRFLCKLIPSIIVLNMFASVFLLTAISLDRCLVVFKPIWCQNHRNVGTACSICGCIWVVAFVMCIPVFVYREIFTTDNHNRCGYKFGLSSSLDYPDFYGDPLENTSLENIVQPPGEMNDRLDPSSFQTNDHPWTVPTVFQPQTFQRPSADSLPRDSARLTSQNLYSNVFKPADVVSPKIPSGFPIEDHETSPLDNSDAFLSTHLKLFPSASSNSFYESELPQGFQDYYNLGQFTDDNQVPTPLVAITITRLVVGFLLPSVIMIACYSFIVFRMQRGRFAKSQSKTFRVAVVVVAVFLVCWTPYHIFGVLSLLTDPETPLGKTLMSWDHVCIALASANSCFNPFLYALLGKDFRKKARQSIQGILEAAFSEELTHSTHCPSNNVFSERNSTTV; from the coding sequence ATGGCGTCTTTCTCTGCTGAGACCAATTCAACTGACCTACTCTCACAGCCATGGAATGAGCCCCCAGTAATTCTCTCCATGGTCATTCTCAGCCTTACTTTTTTACTGGGATTGCCAGGCAATGGGCTGGTGCTGTGGGTGGCTGGCCTGAAGATGCAGCGGACAGTGAACACAATTTGGTTCCTCCACCTCACCTTGGCGGACCTCCTCTGCTGCCTCTCCTTGCCCTTCTCGCTGGCTCACTTGGCTCTCCAGGGACAGTGGCCCTACGGCAGGTTCCTATGCAAGCTCATCCCCTCCATCATTGTCCTCAACATGTTTGCCAGTGTCTTCCTGCTTACTGCCATTAGCCTGGATCGCTGTCTTGTGGTATTCAAGCCAATCTGGTGTCAGAATCATCGCAATGTAGGGACGGCCTGCTCTATCTGTGGATGTATCTGGGTGGTGGCTTTTGTGATGTGCATTCCCGTGTTCGTGTACCGGGAAATCTTCACTACAGACAACCATAATAGATGTGGCTACAAATTTGGTCTCTCCAGCTCATTAGATTATCCAGACTTTTATGGAGATCCACTAGAAAACACGTCTCTTGAAAACATTGTTCAGCCGCCTGGAGAAATGAATGATAGGTTAGATCCTTCCTCTTTCCAAACAAATGATCATCCTTGGACAGTCCCCACTGTCTTCCAACCTCAAACATTTCAAAGACCTTCTGCAGATTCACTCCCTAGGGATTCTGCTAGGTTAACAAGTCAAAATCTGTATTCTAATGTATTTAAACCTGCTGATGTGGTCTCACCTAAAATCCCCAGTGGGTTTCCTATTGAAGATCACGAAACTAGCCCACTGGATAACTCTGATGCTTTTCTCTCTACTCATTTAAAGCTGTTCCCAAGCGCTTCTAGCAATTCCTTCTACGAGTCTGAGCTACCACAAGGTTTCCAGGATTATTACAATTTAGGCCAATTCACAGATGACAATCAAGTGCCAACGCCCCTCGTGGCAATAACGATCACTAGGCTAGTGGTGGGTTTCCTGCTGCCCTCTGTTATCATGATAGCCTGCTACAGCTTCATTGTCTTCCGAATGCAAAGGGGCCGCTTCGCCAAGTCTCAGAGCAAAACCTTTCGAGTGGCCGTGGTGGTGGTGGCTGTCTTTCTTGTCTGCTGGACTCCATACCACATTTTTGGAGTCCTGTCATTGCTTACTGACCCAGAAACTCCCTTGGGGAAAACTCTGATGTCCTGGGATCATGTATGCATTGCTCTAGCATCTGCCAATAGTTGCTTTAATCCCTTCCTTTATGCCCTCTTGGGGAAAGATTTTAGGAAGAAAGCAAGGCAGTCCATTCAGGGAATTCTGGAGGCAGCCTTCAGTGAGGAGCTCACACATTCTACCCACTGTCCCTCAAACAATGTCTTTTCAGAAAGAAATAGTACAACTGTGTGA